TGGATGTCATTAGTAATATCTTTAAAATAATTTTGTCTACTATCTGAGTTGTAAGCTTCTTTATATTTAGCAATATTGAAAATTTCCTCTAAACTATCTAAAAATATTTTGTTAAATTCACCATTTTTTTGAGAAATTATATAGACATAATAAGCATATACCCCATCATTAGAAAGGACACCTAATGCTTTATCTATTAGATTTAATGCCTTTTTTTTATCATTTTTCTTTTCTAAATTATTTATCTCATTAATTATCTTAAAGGACAAATCAGTAATTAATGCATCTAATCTTTCCTTACTCATTTTTATCCTCCTCTTTCCAATTAGGAGATGTTATTTTTAACCTTCCAAAGCCTCTTGTAGTCATTCCGCCAATACCAAGAGTTTCATAGTAATGCCTGCTATTTTCTAATGCTTCACAAAGTTGTTTTTTTTCAGGTAAGGGTTTTAGCTTTTCTTCTATGCCTTCAAAAACTTTTTTGTCAAAAATTCTTATATTCCCATAAAAAATTGTTCCCCTTGGGATTGCCTCTGAAGTGAATAATGCTCCTTCTTTTGCTGCTCCAGTGATTGGGTCAATTGATACAGAAGTTCTGACTTCAAGGTTTGAGTTTACTATATGAGAAAATAGGCTGTCTGGGACAATGATTATATCTTTTAAAGAAAAACTAACTTGAAATTTCAAGTTTTCTAATATTTTTTGAATGTTATTCTTCAAACTTTCATTGTTCTCAATCTTATAAGGTAAATATAGCCACCCTAAATTTATATGCCCAACACTTTCATCTTCTGCGAGCTTTTCAAAAACGAAACATAGATTTTCATCATCTTGTTCTTTTCCTGCCTTACTATCTATATCTCTTAATTTAATTTCTTTCAATCTTGAAACAGTTGTTATCCATTTTGTTCCCTTTATTGTAAAAACAGGAAAGAAGATAATATTCAAATCACTAAAAAATATTTGCCCTTGCCAACTTATATCTTTTTTAGAAAATCCAAATCCTTTACAGACAATACAATGTCCACAATGTCCAGTTTTTCCATCTCTATCTGTTGCAAATGGTGCATTAGATAATTCTTCTTGAGGAATATTATCTTGACCTGCACAAGTTATTTTCATTATTTTGTTTCCTGGAAAAGCTTTCCAGCCTTCAGATGGATTTTCTTTCCAATCAACTTTTTCCAATTTCTCGCCAATAGTACTTCCTTCACTGGCTTTTATCTCATCCCAATCAGGCTGTTTGTCTTTTATATCTTTTAAAGTTTCTAAAACAGTATAATACCGCCAAGTCCCTGCTAAGCTACTTCCAGGGATTTTAGGAACATTTGTTATTGGGTCTCTGACGATTGTATTATCAACTCTACCTATTGTATAACCTCCAGTTCCTATGTAAATTGGGTCTGTGGCTAATGCGAAAATTTCAATATTCTCTGGATTTTGTTCTTGGTTATTATTCTTTGCCTGTGTATTTTCACTCATCTTAAACCTCCTTAAGTGCAGTATGCCAGAATTCAAACATATCTATAAAAAGTTTTAGTTTTTCTTCATTTAGTTTATTAATAAGTTCTTGTTGGAAGTTTGAAGTATTTTCATCTAAATCAAAAATTTGACTGATATATTTTTTTGCGTCTTTATTTTTCTTCAGTTCTAAGATATTAATAATTGCTGAAGCTAAGAGAGGATTATATTTACTATCATAATCTTGCAGTTTTTCATAGAACAGACTTACTAATTTATGCATTTTAGCTTTATTGGTTTTATCCTTGAATAACTTATGAAAGACTTTAAACTTGCTCCAATAAACTTCTAACTCATAAGGACGGTTAGATTTTAATCTTAAGGCTCTTTTATAGTTTTTGTTTTCGTCGTAGTAAATATCGTTTCTTCTTGTATTTGCGTCCATAAATTCAAAATCAAATGTATTTGGAATGATTTTTATTTTTGAATTTAAAGGGAATTTATCAAGAGTGCTAACCCAATATTTCCAATTATTCTTTGGTTTGATATAGAAATTATAATCTTTTTCATCTAAATTATTGAAATACAGTGCATAGTAATCTTCTGTATTGTTGATTTTTTCTTCAGTGGTAGCATAGCTTAGTTTTTCTTTCTGTAGTTGACAAAACTTTCCTGCATCTTCATTTATCCATAATTTTTCTGTATTTTTTACATCTCTCCTGATTTTTCTTAATGCTTTTAGATTTACATATAAAGGCTTCTTGTAGTTAGCTACAATAATCCCAATATGAATAGGTAATTTTCCGTA
This genomic window from Persephonella sp. IF05-L8 contains:
- a CDS encoding RAMP superfamily CRISPR-associated protein; its protein translation is MSENTQAKNNNQEQNPENIEIFALATDPIYIGTGGYTIGRVDNTIVRDPITNVPKIPGSSLAGTWRYYTVLETLKDIKDKQPDWDEIKASEGSTIGEKLEKVDWKENPSEGWKAFPGNKIMKITCAGQDNIPQEELSNAPFATDRDGKTGHCGHCIVCKGFGFSKKDISWQGQIFFSDLNIIFFPVFTIKGTKWITTVSRLKEIKLRDIDSKAGKEQDDENLCFVFEKLAEDESVGHINLGWLYLPYKIENNESLKNNIQKILENLKFQVSFSLKDIIIVPDSLFSHIVNSNLEVRTSVSIDPITGAAKEGALFTSEAIPRGTIFYGNIRIFDKKVFEGIEEKLKPLPEKKQLCEALENSRHYYETLGIGGMTTRGFGRLKITSPNWKEEDKNE